The following are from one region of the Lynx canadensis isolate LIC74 chromosome D4, mLynCan4.pri.v2, whole genome shotgun sequence genome:
- the PTGES2 gene encoding prostaglandin E synthase 2 — translation MAQVARALWPVPHALAWRLGGRLQSALPAQSRAGFAGAAGGPGPAATARKGSPRLLGAAALALGGVLGLYHTARWHLRAQDLRAERSAAQLSLSSRLQLTLYQYKTCPFCSKVRAFLDFHALPYQVVEVNPVRRAEIKFSSYRKVPILLAQEGESLQQLNDSSVIISALKTYLVSGQPLEDIITYYPPMKAVNDQGKEVTEFCNKYWLMLDEKEAQRMYGGKEARTEEMKWRQWADDWLVHLISPNVYRTPAEALASFDYIVREGKFGTVEGAVAKYMGAAAMYLISKRLKSRHHLQDDVREDLYEAANKWVAAVGKDRPFMGGQQPNLADLAVYGVLRVMEGLEAFDDLMRHTHIQPWYLRVEKAIAEVPQ, via the exons ATGGCCCAGGTTGCGCGGGCGCTGTGGCCGGTCCCGCACGCTCTGGCCTGGAGGCTGGGCGGTCGCCTCCAGTCGGCACTCCCCGCGCAGAGCCGGGCCGGCTTCGCAGGAGCGGCAGGAGGCCCGGGTCCCGCTGCTACCGCCCGCAAGGGGAGCCCGCGGCTGCTGGGGGCGGCGGCGCTGGCCCTGGGGGGCGTCCTGGGGCTGTACCACACCGCGCGGTGGCACCTGCGCGCCCAGGACCTCCGCGCAGAGCGCTCTGCCGCGCAG cTCTCCCTGTCCAGCCGCCTGCAGCTGACCCTGTACCAGTACAAAACGTGTCCCTTCTGCAGCAAGGTCCGCGCCTTCCTCGACTTCCATGCCCTGCCCTACCAGGTGGTGGAAGTGAACCCCGTGCGCAGGGCCGAGATCAAGTTCTCCTCCTACAGGAAGGTGCCCATCCTGCTGGCCCAGGAAGGAGAGAGCTTG CAACAACTGAACGATTCCTCTGTCATCATCAGCGCTCTCAAGACCTATCTGGTGTCGGG GCAGCCCCTGGAAGACATCATCACCTACTATCCACCCATGAAGGCCGTGAACGACCAGGGCAAGGAGGTGACCGAATTCTGCAACAAGTATTGGCTCATGCTAGATGAGAAGGAGGCCCAGCGAATGTATGGCGGGAAGGAGGCGAGGAC GGAGGAGATGAAGTGGCGGCAGTGGGCAGATGACTGGCTGGTGCACCTGATCTCCCCCAACGTGTACCGCACTCCTGCTGAGGCCCTGGCCTCCTTCGACTACATTGTCAGGGAGGGCAAGTTCGGGACAGTGGAGGGTGCCGTGGCCAAGTACATGGGTGCAGCTGCCATGTACCTCATCAGCAAGAGGCTTAAGAGCAG gcaccacctccAGGATGACGTTCGTGAGGACCTCTATGAGGCTGCCAACAAGTGGGTGGCAGCCGTGGGCAAAGACCGGCCCTTCATGGGGGGCCAGCAGCCAAATCTGGCTGATCTG GCAGTATACGGCGTGCTGCGCGTGATGGAGGGCCTGGAGGCTTTTGACGACCTGATGCGTCACACCCACATCCAGCCCTGGTACCTGCGGGTAGAGAAAGCCATTGCTGAGGTCCCCCAGTGA